The Mercurialis annua linkage group LG8, ddMerAnnu1.2, whole genome shotgun sequence genome window below encodes:
- the LOC126661110 gene encoding polyadenylate-binding protein 2-like isoform X1, whose amino-acid sequence MEGEDHMLMDDGIDNNEEQVPELDDMKKRLKEMEDEAAALREMQAKVEKEMGSSQDPGAAMSQANREEVDSRSVFVGNVDYSCTPEEVQQHFQSCGTVNRITIRTDKFGQPKGYAYVEFLEQEAVQEALLLSESELHGRQLKVTVKRTNVPGMKQFRPRRSNPYMGFPPRGAQLPPYFYSPYGFGKFPRYRMPMRYSPYN is encoded by the exons ATGGAAGGAGAAGACCATATGTTAATGGATGATGGCATAGATAACAACGAGGAACAAGTACct GAGCTTGATGACATGAAGAAACGGTTGAAAGAAATGGAAGATGAAGCTGCTGCATTAAGGGAGATGCAAGCTAAAGTGGAGAAAGAAATGGGTTCTTCTCAAG ATCCTGGTGCTGCTATGTCTCAAGCAAATAGAGAGGAAGTAGATTCCCGATCAGTGTTTGTTGGCAAT GTGGATTATTCATGCACTCCTGAAGAAGTGCAGCAGCACTTCCAATCATGTGGGACAGTAAATAGGATCACTATTCGTACCGACAAGTTTGGCCAACCAAAAGGGTATGCTTATGTGGAATTCCTAGAGCAAGAAGCTGTTCAAGAAGCTCTACTTTTGAGTGAATCAGAACTACATGGCCGCCAGCTAAAG GTAACTGTTAAAAGGACCAACGTACCAGGGATGAAGCAGTTTCGTCCACGTCGATCCAACCCATACATGGGATTTCCTCCTAGGGGCGCTCAGTTGCCTCCTTATTTCTATTCTCCTTATGGATTTGG GAAATTCCCGAGATACAGAATGCCTATGCGTTACAGCCCATATAACTGA
- the LOC126661110 gene encoding polyadenylate-binding protein 2-like isoform X3, producing MYTNYNLQCSLSWRLLLNECVGIMLHMVDYSCTPEEVQQHFQSCGTVNRITIRTDKFGQPKGYAYVEFLEQEAVQEALLLSESELHGRQLKVTVKRTNVPGMKQFRPRRSNPYMGFPPRGAQLPPYFYSPYGFGKFPRYRMPMRYSPYN from the exons ATGTACACTAACTACAACCTGCAGTGCAGCTTGTCATGGAGGTTATTGCTCAACGAATGTGTAGGCATTATGCTGCATATG GTGGATTATTCATGCACTCCTGAAGAAGTGCAGCAGCACTTCCAATCATGTGGGACAGTAAATAGGATCACTATTCGTACCGACAAGTTTGGCCAACCAAAAGGGTATGCTTATGTGGAATTCCTAGAGCAAGAAGCTGTTCAAGAAGCTCTACTTTTGAGTGAATCAGAACTACATGGCCGCCAGCTAAAG GTAACTGTTAAAAGGACCAACGTACCAGGGATGAAGCAGTTTCGTCCACGTCGATCCAACCCATACATGGGATTTCCTCCTAGGGGCGCTCAGTTGCCTCCTTATTTCTATTCTCCTTATGGATTTGG GAAATTCCCGAGATACAGAATGCCTATGCGTTACAGCCCATATAACTGA
- the LOC126661110 gene encoding polyadenylate-binding protein 2-like isoform X2 has translation MEGEDHMLMDDGIDNNEEQELDDMKKRLKEMEDEAAALREMQAKVEKEMGSSQDPGAAMSQANREEVDSRSVFVGNVDYSCTPEEVQQHFQSCGTVNRITIRTDKFGQPKGYAYVEFLEQEAVQEALLLSESELHGRQLKVTVKRTNVPGMKQFRPRRSNPYMGFPPRGAQLPPYFYSPYGFGKFPRYRMPMRYSPYN, from the exons ATGGAAGGAGAAGACCATATGTTAATGGATGATGGCATAGATAACAACGAGGAACAA GAGCTTGATGACATGAAGAAACGGTTGAAAGAAATGGAAGATGAAGCTGCTGCATTAAGGGAGATGCAAGCTAAAGTGGAGAAAGAAATGGGTTCTTCTCAAG ATCCTGGTGCTGCTATGTCTCAAGCAAATAGAGAGGAAGTAGATTCCCGATCAGTGTTTGTTGGCAAT GTGGATTATTCATGCACTCCTGAAGAAGTGCAGCAGCACTTCCAATCATGTGGGACAGTAAATAGGATCACTATTCGTACCGACAAGTTTGGCCAACCAAAAGGGTATGCTTATGTGGAATTCCTAGAGCAAGAAGCTGTTCAAGAAGCTCTACTTTTGAGTGAATCAGAACTACATGGCCGCCAGCTAAAG GTAACTGTTAAAAGGACCAACGTACCAGGGATGAAGCAGTTTCGTCCACGTCGATCCAACCCATACATGGGATTTCCTCCTAGGGGCGCTCAGTTGCCTCCTTATTTCTATTCTCCTTATGGATTTGG GAAATTCCCGAGATACAGAATGCCTATGCGTTACAGCCCATATAACTGA
- the LOC126662243 gene encoding ent-kaurene synthase TSP4, chloroplastic-like, whose product MLFSSTNSSKIFSQGKRWEAKSLTGMTVEQLNQRTKIPVSDTEGAMGSKIKEMLRKVELSVSSYDTAWVAMVPSFGSSNQPLYPKCLSWVMNNQQPNGSWGLDPNHPLLIKDSLSSTLACVLALQRWNVGQQLVHKGLEFIDSNISAAMDKRQLCPVGFDLIFPSMIESGRDMGLNLGSNQSLVEAMLLNRDLETESLKNKRRNLAYVAEGLKDWNEIMKNQRSNGSLFNSPSSTAAALIHIQDEKCLNYLNSLTNKFQNAVPAIYPFEIYVRLSVIDSLEKLGIDRYVSDDKQTVLNDIYRCWIEGSEEIFLDPTCCAMAFRLLRSNGYVVFSDALAIFEEQESLYYEKDTKSILELFKASQTTIFEDEPILDKISSWTSTYLQQELANEKIADKSLHSEVDYALNHIQANLVRLEHRRFIENYNTDNVSLLKTSYRFCNVENKDLLTFSFKDYNKCQSMHRKELDYLEGWIKKCGIDKLEFARQTIKYTSFSISSSMFQPIYSDARTSWAQNSVLTTIVDDFFDYGGSMEELSNLIELIERWDDHATIGYKSKEVEILFNAVYATTNDLADKARKVQGRCVKKHMIDLWIFLLKAMLKEAEWKRYKLVPTMEELKQNGYISFALGPVVLTSIYLVESMSEEVVNSEEYEKLYMIISILGRLCNDRVETQSDGATGELNILNQEVINSRGAITEEEVQEKIAKIIENNRRELLRIVLQKEGSIVPKACKDFFWTMSNVLHLFYMGDDGYTSPTKMMSAFNEVINQPILLP is encoded by the exons ATGTTATTCAGCAGCACAAACAGTTCCAAAATTTTCTCACAAGGAAAAAGATGGGAAGCCAAATCTCTAACTG GCATGACCGTTGAACAACTCAATCAAAGGACCAAGATTCCTGTATCA GATACAGAAGGAGCAATGGGTTCAAAAATAAAggaaatgttaagaaaagtagAGTTATCAGTATCATCATATGACACTGCATGGGTTGCAATGGTTCCTAGCTTCGGTTCATCAAACCAACCGCTTTACCCAAAATGTTTGAGTTGGGTCATGAACAATCAACAACCTAATGGTTCATGGGGTCTTGATCCTAACCATCCATTGTTGATTAAAGACTCACTTTCTTCAACTTTGGCTTGTGTTCTTGCCCTTCAAAGATGGAATGTCGGCCAACAACTTGTACATAAAG GTTTGGAGTTTATTGACTCAAACATTTCGGCTGCAATGGACAAACGTCAACTTTGTCCGGTTGGGTTTGACTTAATATTTCCGAGCATGATTGAGTCGGGCAGAGACATGGGTTTGAACCTTGGTTCGAACCAATCATTAGTTGAGGCCATGCTTCTAAACCGAGATTTGGAAACTGAAAG CCTGAAGAATAAAAGAAGAAATCTAGCATATGTTGCAGAAGGTTTAAAGGACTGGAATgaaataatgaaaaatcaaaggaGTAATGGATCACTTTTTAATTCCCCATCTTCAACAGCTGCTGCTTTGATCCATATTCAGGATGAGAAGTGTTTAAATTACTTGAATTCCTTGACAAACAAATTCCAAAATGCAg TACCTGCAATTTATCCATTCGAAATCTATGTCCGTCTTTCTGTAATCGATAGCTTGGAAAAGTTAGGAATTGATAGATATGTCAGTGATGATAAACAAACAGTACTGAATGATATATACAG ATGTTGGATAGAAGGAAGTGAAGAAATATTTTTGGACCCTACTTGTTGTGCCATGGCATTCCGTCTCCTACGCTCAAATGGATATGTTGTTTTTTCag ATGCTTTAGCAATTTTTGAAGAACAAGAGAGTTTATACTATGAAAAAGATACCAAATCAATACTTGAATTGTTCAAAGCTTCACAAACTACAATATTTGAGGATGAGCCTATTCTTGATAAAATTAGTTCTTGGACGAGCACTTATCTTCAACAAGAATTGGCAAATGAGAAAATTGCTGACAAAAGTTTGCATTCAGAG GTGGATTATGCTCTAAATCACATACAAGCCAATTTGGTACGACTTGAACATAGAAGATTCATTGAGAATTATAATACAGATAATGTCTCACTTCTTAAAACATCTTACAG GTTCTGCAATGTTGAGAATAAAGATCTCTTGACATTCTCATTCAAAGATTATAATAAGTGTCAATCCATGCATCGAAAAGAACTCGACTATCTCGAGGG ATGGATCAAGAAATGTGGCATTGACAAATTAGAGTTTGCAAGGCAAACAATTAAATATACTTCTTTTTCCATTTCTTCAAGCATGTTTCAACCTATATACTCTGATGCTCGTACCTCTTGGGCTCAAAATTCTGTTTTGACAACTATTGTTGATGACTTTTTTGATTATGGTGGTTCTATGGAGGAATTATCAAACTTGATCGAATTAATTGAAAG ATGGGATGATCATGCAACAATTGGCTACAAATCCAAAGAAGTTGAGATACTTTTCAATGCAGTCTATGCTACTACAAATGATCTTGCAGATAAAGCTCGCAAAGTACAAGGACGATGCGTTAAAAAACACATGATTGATCTC TGGATCTTCTTGCTGAAGGCTATGTTAAAGGAGGCAGAGTGGAAAAGATACAAACTAGTGCCAACTATGGAAGAATTGAAACAAAATGGATACATATCATTTGCCTTAGGACCAGTGGTTCTCACATCAATTTATCTTGTGGAGTCAATGTCTGAAGAAGTTGTTAATAGTGAAGAATATGAAAAGCTTTATATGATCATAAGCATTCTTGGTCGACTTTGCAATGACCGTGTTGAAACTCAG AGTGATGGTGCAACGGGGGAACTTAATATTCTAAATCAAGAAGTAATCAATAGTAGAGGTGCTATAACAGAAGAAGAGGTTCaagaaaaaatagcaaaaataaTTGAGAATAATAGAAGAGAGTTGCTAAGAATAGTGTTGCAAAAAGAAGGGAGCATAGTTCCTAAAGCTTGCAAAGATTTTTTTTGGACAATGAGCAATGTTTTGCACCTTTTCTATATGGGTGATGATGGCTATACATCTCCAACTAAAATGATGAGTGCTTTCAATGAAGTTATCAATCAACCAATTTTACTTCCCTAA